The following are encoded together in the Novipirellula artificiosorum genome:
- a CDS encoding thioredoxin domain-containing protein, giving the protein MRFLLMLVCSGCLVSNLRAEPSRIGQVVDDFTLPNCYGKSVSLSDFVDHDLVAMVFLGTECPLAQLYGPRLNKL; this is encoded by the coding sequence ATGCGTTTTCTTTTGATGCTAGTCTGCTCTGGATGCTTGGTATCCAATCTAAGGGCTGAGCCTTCCCGAATTGGCCAAGTTGTCGACGATTTCACGTTACCGAACTGCTATGGAAAATCGGTCTCGCTTTCTGACTTTGTCGATCATGATTTGGTCGCCATGGTCTTCCTCGGCACGGAATGCCCGCTGGCTCAATTGTATGGTCCGCGTCTGAACAAGTTGTAA
- a CDS encoding DUF6797 domain-containing protein — protein MSQICRSRFFVFVLRNLGIEHLRFALVTAIFLMQSNAMAQSLHQRLLSEPVSSLAENAIKQGDARRGAILFHQPAIGCATCHQVDSRPSTSEIDSLAPDLTQLAKQPDATNERIVESILNPSAKIRNGFETISVLLLDGSIVSGFQEDPEFQSPDLLRVRDATTGKIVEVATDEIEETSEATLSTMPADIVNALASRQQFLDLAKYVIEIRDGGRERAKQLQPDSKLTALRLPEYEARVDHAGILRRLDADAMERGRQIYDRLCINCHGTLDAPGSLPTALRFAEGTFRGGSKPDDMYRTLTHGLGQMVPQVWMVPQQKYDVIHFIREHFLKTNNPDQLHPIDESYLSSLPTGDTLGPDPVDSQPWSDMDYGPWMFNTFEVGSGGSNIAQKGIAVRLDPGPGGIARGSRWLLFDHDTMRMAAGWSHVDESQPRFIDWQGIHFNGRHQVHPHVTGRVIFSNPNGPGWANPSSGSFDDDARVLGRDGKRYGPLPKSWAQYHGMVHSRQGPVIQYQIGDMRVLERADWLAEPTSTAKDSDGAFVRRISLGPTAQPQRMLIATAEPNDVEMRSDHLARVATGDGNLWIGMSTESKDCEFVRQQGRLCLSLPPSATDRSIAIWMTLRRESQHAALQPFGEINSAVADSLAPITTEPAAPLWPDVLTTTVKTDIDNGRSSGFSVDALTPPDHNPWLARLRFAGHDFFADGDRLAACTWDGDVYIVSGLSGIDDDPRPPLRWRRIASGLFQPLGLKIVEETIYLTCRDQIAILRDTNDDGETDFIECFNNDHQVTEHFHEFAMGLQRDAQGNFYYAKSARHALPAVVPHHGTLLKVTPDGTQTSILAVGFRAANGVCLNPDGSFMVTDQEGHWNPKNRINRVTTGGFYGNMFGYHDVEDTSDDAMLPPVCWITNDFDRSPAELLWVPDDSWGNLGGQLLNLSYGYGKVYTVPHQVVDVSPRAPSDPSATADPQPSIVQGGMCAFPIPEFPTGIMRGRFHPIDKQLYVCGLYAWASSRQEREGGLYRIRYKGSQAVLPTEIKAAHKTLAVTFSDPLDPASGLDVNRFAYRQWGLRRTEKYGSPHIDEEPLDIAEVRLSEDRRTVTLTIPELEPTWCYELSCQLITLEGESITRTIHGTLHALPDSRQRK, from the coding sequence ATGTCACAGATTTGTCGATCTCGCTTTTTCGTTTTTGTGCTTCGAAACCTTGGCATCGAGCACCTTCGTTTTGCTCTGGTCACTGCGATATTTCTGATGCAATCCAATGCGATGGCCCAATCGCTGCATCAACGCTTGCTCTCCGAACCGGTCTCGTCACTTGCGGAAAACGCCATCAAGCAGGGCGATGCACGTCGCGGTGCCATCTTATTCCATCAACCCGCGATTGGCTGTGCGACCTGTCATCAAGTGGACAGCCGCCCATCCACCTCGGAGATCGACTCGCTAGCTCCGGATCTCACTCAATTAGCCAAGCAACCCGATGCGACGAACGAGCGAATCGTTGAATCGATTTTGAATCCTTCGGCGAAGATCCGTAATGGGTTTGAGACGATTTCCGTTTTGCTTCTCGATGGCTCGATCGTGTCCGGCTTCCAAGAAGATCCTGAATTCCAATCTCCCGATTTGCTACGCGTTCGCGATGCAACAACGGGAAAAATCGTTGAGGTCGCGACCGATGAGATTGAAGAAACGAGTGAAGCCACACTTTCGACGATGCCGGCCGATATCGTCAACGCATTGGCAAGTCGTCAGCAGTTCTTGGACCTTGCGAAATACGTGATCGAAATTCGCGATGGGGGCAGGGAACGTGCAAAGCAGTTGCAGCCCGATTCCAAGCTGACCGCACTCAGATTGCCAGAATATGAAGCGAGGGTCGATCACGCGGGAATCCTCCGCCGGCTCGATGCGGATGCGATGGAACGAGGCCGCCAGATCTACGACCGCCTGTGCATCAATTGCCACGGTACCCTGGATGCCCCGGGTTCGCTTCCCACCGCTTTGCGATTCGCGGAAGGGACCTTTCGCGGCGGCAGCAAGCCCGACGACATGTACCGAACATTGACTCATGGTCTCGGGCAGATGGTGCCTCAAGTTTGGATGGTGCCACAACAAAAGTATGACGTGATCCATTTTATCCGGGAACACTTCTTGAAAACAAACAACCCCGATCAGCTGCATCCGATCGACGAGTCGTATTTGTCGAGCCTGCCGACGGGGGACACGCTTGGTCCTGATCCGGTCGACAGCCAACCTTGGAGCGATATGGATTATGGGCCCTGGATGTTCAACACCTTTGAAGTCGGCAGCGGTGGATCGAACATTGCCCAAAAGGGAATTGCTGTTCGCTTGGATCCGGGGCCCGGAGGCATTGCGAGGGGCAGCCGCTGGTTGCTGTTTGATCATGATACGATGCGGATGGCGGCAGGCTGGAGCCACGTCGATGAATCGCAACCGCGGTTCATTGATTGGCAAGGCATCCATTTCAACGGCCGCCATCAGGTGCATCCTCATGTCACGGGACGAGTGATCTTTTCGAACCCCAACGGTCCCGGTTGGGCCAATCCAAGCAGTGGATCGTTCGATGACGACGCACGGGTTCTTGGACGCGACGGAAAACGATACGGTCCGTTACCGAAATCGTGGGCTCAGTACCACGGGATGGTCCACAGTCGCCAAGGCCCCGTCATCCAATACCAAATCGGCGACATGCGGGTGCTCGAACGAGCGGATTGGCTGGCCGAGCCGACATCGACAGCCAAGGACTCTGATGGCGCTTTCGTTCGTCGCATCAGCCTGGGGCCTACGGCGCAGCCACAACGGATGCTGATCGCTACGGCGGAGCCAAATGACGTCGAGATGCGCAGCGACCATTTGGCACGCGTTGCGACGGGAGACGGTAATTTGTGGATCGGCATGTCGACAGAGAGCAAAGACTGCGAATTCGTTCGCCAACAAGGTCGCCTCTGCCTGTCGCTGCCGCCCTCGGCAACCGATCGGTCGATCGCTATTTGGATGACGCTACGCCGTGAATCACAGCACGCGGCGCTACAACCGTTTGGTGAGATCAATTCGGCCGTTGCCGACTCCCTTGCCCCCATCACGACCGAGCCCGCAGCTCCGCTGTGGCCGGACGTCTTAACCACGACGGTGAAAACGGACATCGACAACGGGCGATCCAGTGGTTTTTCGGTCGATGCACTGACCCCACCCGATCATAATCCATGGCTTGCGCGTCTACGTTTCGCAGGCCATGATTTCTTTGCGGATGGGGATCGATTAGCCGCCTGCACTTGGGATGGGGACGTCTATATCGTGTCGGGACTTTCGGGAATCGACGACGACCCTCGACCACCGCTTCGATGGCGGCGAATCGCGTCAGGGCTGTTCCAACCCCTTGGACTCAAGATCGTGGAGGAAACGATCTACCTGACGTGCCGTGACCAAATCGCCATCTTGCGTGACACCAACGACGATGGTGAAACCGATTTCATTGAGTGTTTCAATAACGATCACCAGGTCACCGAGCACTTCCATGAGTTCGCGATGGGTTTGCAGCGGGATGCCCAGGGCAATTTCTACTATGCGAAATCGGCACGCCACGCTTTGCCAGCCGTCGTCCCTCACCACGGAACGTTGCTAAAGGTCACACCCGATGGAACGCAGACGAGCATCCTTGCGGTTGGCTTTCGTGCTGCGAATGGTGTTTGTCTCAACCCAGACGGCAGTTTCATGGTGACCGATCAAGAGGGACACTGGAACCCAAAGAATCGGATCAATCGCGTCACTACGGGCGGGTTCTACGGAAACATGTTCGGCTACCATGACGTCGAGGATACGTCCGATGACGCGATGCTGCCGCCGGTCTGCTGGATCACCAACGACTTCGATCGCTCGCCTGCCGAATTATTATGGGTCCCCGATGACAGCTGGGGAAATCTGGGGGGGCAGTTGTTGAATCTGTCCTACGGCTATGGCAAGGTCTACACGGTGCCACACCAAGTTGTCGACGTGTCACCGCGAGCTCCTTCAGATCCGTCCGCTACAGCCGACCCCCAACCGAGTATCGTCCAAGGTGGCATGTGTGCTTTTCCGATTCCAGAGTTCCCAACAGGGATCATGCGAGGCCGCTTTCATCCGATCGATAAGCAACTGTATGTCTGCGGCCTGTATGCCTGGGCAAGCAGTCGCCAAGAACGTGAAGGTGGCTTGTATCGAATTCGTTACAAGGGAAGCCAAGCCGTTTTGCCTACCGAAATCAAAGCAGCCCACAAGACATTGGCTGTCACGTTTAGCGACCCGCTGGATCCCGCTTCCGGGTTGGATGTGAATCGATTTGCGTATCGACAGTG